In Pseudodesulfovibrio hydrargyri, a single window of DNA contains:
- a CDS encoding LeuA family protein, producing MLIDTTLREGAQLFGAYFSMEARERIVSGLLAIGVDEIELGWVGQEGLDELIRRIGKRRNGTALSVWSPCREADIRKAAGLKIDRINIGVPVSDLHIENRLGTDREGLLERLARTVLAAGLLGLEYVSVGLEDISRADQDFALKAAGLTQDVGASRVRLSDSLGLLTPPGTAALITAFKKELNIDLAVHCHDDFGMATGNAVTALSAGADYADVSLLGIGERSGIAATEELAAYLTLKEKSHAYKVEDLRDLCHFVSQAAGVPIPRTKAIAGKDIFACESGLHAHALSKSPELFEPFDPGRIGANRMVAVGGKSGRAAIASALADHGLDLPEQGLPALVDEVRKLAWELERPLTDSELSKLVKN from the coding sequence ATGTTGATCGACACCACACTCAGAGAAGGCGCGCAGCTCTTCGGGGCCTACTTCTCCATGGAGGCGCGGGAGAGAATCGTGTCCGGCCTCCTTGCCATAGGAGTGGACGAGATCGAGTTGGGCTGGGTGGGACAGGAAGGGCTGGACGAGCTCATACGGAGGATAGGCAAGCGGCGCAACGGTACCGCCCTGTCCGTCTGGTCGCCCTGCCGGGAGGCGGACATCCGCAAGGCCGCGGGCCTTAAGATAGACCGCATCAACATCGGCGTGCCCGTATCCGACCTGCACATCGAAAACCGACTCGGGACGGACCGCGAGGGGCTCCTGGAACGTCTGGCCCGAACCGTTCTCGCGGCCGGGCTCCTGGGCCTGGAATACGTGTCCGTCGGCCTGGAGGACATCTCCAGGGCCGACCAGGACTTCGCCCTCAAGGCGGCCGGGCTGACGCAGGACGTGGGCGCGTCCCGCGTGCGCCTGTCCGACTCCCTGGGGCTGCTGACCCCGCCCGGCACTGCGGCCCTGATCACGGCCTTCAAGAAGGAACTGAACATCGACCTGGCCGTGCACTGTCACGACGACTTCGGCATGGCCACGGGCAACGCGGTCACCGCGCTGTCCGCCGGCGCGGACTACGCCGACGTCAGCCTGCTCGGCATCGGCGAACGGTCCGGCATCGCGGCCACCGAGGAGCTGGCCGCCTACCTGACACTCAAGGAGAAAAGCCATGCGTACAAAGTTGAAGACCTTCGCGACCTCTGCCATTTCGTTTCTCAAGCTGCCGGGGTGCCGATTCCCCGAACCAAGGCGATCGCGGGCAAGGACATTTTCGCTTGCGAGTCCGGCCTTCACGCGCACGCCCTCAGCAAGTCGCCTGAGCTTTTCGAACCCTTCGACCCCGGCCGCATCGGTGCGAACCGGATGGTCGCTGTTGGCGGAAAAAGTGGGCGAGCGGCGATCGCCAGCGCCCTTGCGGACCACGGCCTCGACCTTCCGGAACAGGGCCTTCCGGCCCTTGTCGACGAAGTAAGGAAGCTGGCCTGGGAGCTGGAACGCCCCCTGACCGACAGCGAACTCTCGAAACTGGTCAAAAACTAG
- the modB gene encoding molybdate ABC transporter permease subunit, which yields MDFTALTITGKLALAVTPLLLCLCMPLAYWLAVSRMPGKRYAEAACNLPMVLPPTVLGFGLLMVMSPSSPLGAAWESLFGFALPFSFSGLVIGSLVYSLPFGVLPMRAAFEKIDPGIVEAARCSGMTHAQAFWHVILPNAKGGLTASAALIFAHTVGEFGVALMLGGSIPGRTKVASIAIFEHTESLEYGQAGLLSLALLLVSYATLLFIGRHGLAGRPAPSRIPDGSHPRRRPAFQDSKRGYHADHIHAVR from the coding sequence ATGGATTTCACGGCGCTGACGATCACCGGCAAGCTGGCCCTGGCGGTCACTCCCCTGCTGTTGTGCCTGTGCATGCCCCTGGCCTACTGGCTGGCCGTGTCGCGCATGCCGGGCAAGCGGTACGCGGAGGCGGCCTGCAACCTGCCCATGGTCCTGCCGCCCACGGTCCTGGGCTTCGGCCTGCTCATGGTCATGAGCCCGAGCTCGCCCCTGGGCGCGGCCTGGGAATCGCTGTTCGGCTTTGCCCTGCCCTTTTCCTTTTCCGGGCTGGTCATCGGCTCCCTGGTCTACAGCCTGCCCTTCGGGGTGCTGCCCATGCGCGCGGCCTTCGAGAAGATCGACCCCGGCATCGTCGAGGCGGCCCGCTGCTCGGGCATGACCCACGCCCAGGCCTTTTGGCACGTCATCCTGCCCAACGCCAAGGGCGGACTCACGGCCTCGGCCGCGCTGATCTTCGCGCACACCGTGGGCGAGTTCGGCGTGGCCCTGATGCTCGGCGGGTCCATCCCGGGCCGAACCAAGGTCGCCTCCATCGCCATCTTCGAGCACACCGAGTCCCTGGAATACGGCCAGGCCGGCCTGCTCTCCCTGGCCCTGCTGCTCGTCAGCTACGCGACATTGCTCTTCATCGGACGCCACGGCCTGGCCGGACGCCCCGCACCCTCAAGGATTCCGGACGGCAGCCACCCCCGGCGCCGACCCGCCTTCCAAGACTCCAAGAGAGGTTATCATGCAGACCATATCCACGCAGTACGGTGA
- a CDS encoding dual specificity protein phosphatase family protein, which translates to MADKTAAYKVTWVTDQLGVGSAPMSYPQLEAIRAQGVDAILNLCGEFCDLHDIEKDAGFEVHYLPLEDEEAPGLIELEKTLAWLDEAIYLGKKVLIHCRHGIGRTGTVLNAYLLRRGLGHKLAGKALKKLKSKPANFVQWRTIRKYGKQSGQLTVREPSLEFKRLVDLSPFFNDYSELVARVDESGQATEGLACGLDHSQCCTTPVSLTLAEAVYISHRINQKLSGEERLKVIERAVATAQAERKAASDLAGGGEGEYCLSEAGAVCPLLENDKCLLFEHRPIQCRAFGLDRQDAGGMWGTMINPALNKISAEIWFAYTGSMASGDMPRFALPDVVSGKFVETIFRYMMRQGLE; encoded by the coding sequence ATGGCTGACAAGACCGCCGCCTACAAGGTCACCTGGGTCACGGACCAGCTCGGCGTGGGCAGCGCGCCCATGAGCTACCCGCAGCTGGAGGCCATCCGCGCCCAGGGCGTTGACGCCATCCTCAACCTGTGCGGCGAGTTCTGCGACCTGCACGACATCGAGAAGGACGCGGGCTTCGAGGTCCACTATCTGCCGCTCGAGGACGAGGAGGCCCCGGGCCTGATCGAACTGGAAAAGACCCTGGCCTGGCTGGACGAGGCCATCTACCTGGGCAAGAAGGTGCTCATCCACTGCCGCCACGGCATCGGCCGGACCGGCACGGTGCTCAATGCCTATCTGCTGCGGCGCGGCCTGGGCCACAAGCTGGCGGGCAAGGCGCTCAAGAAGCTCAAGAGCAAGCCCGCCAATTTCGTTCAGTGGCGGACCATCCGCAAATACGGCAAGCAGTCCGGCCAGCTGACCGTGCGCGAGCCGTCCCTGGAGTTCAAGCGGCTGGTGGACCTGTCGCCGTTCTTCAACGATTATTCGGAGCTGGTCGCGCGGGTGGACGAGAGCGGCCAGGCCACCGAAGGGCTGGCCTGCGGCCTGGACCACAGCCAGTGCTGCACCACCCCGGTTTCCCTGACCCTGGCCGAGGCCGTGTACATCTCCCACCGCATCAACCAGAAGCTGTCCGGCGAGGAGCGCCTCAAGGTCATCGAGCGGGCCGTGGCCACGGCCCAGGCCGAACGCAAGGCGGCCAGCGATCTGGCCGGAGGCGGGGAAGGGGAATACTGCCTGTCCGAGGCCGGGGCCGTCTGCCCCCTGCTCGAGAACGACAAGTGCCTGCTCTTCGAGCACCGGCCCATCCAGTGCCGCGCCTTCGGCCTGGACCGGCAGGACGCCGGAGGCATGTGGGGGACCATGATCAACCCGGCGCTGAACAAGATCTCGGCGGAAATATGGTTCGCCTACACCGGTTCCATGGCGTCCGGCGACATGCCGCGCTTCGCCCTGCCGGACGTGGTCTCCGGCAAGTTCGTGGAGACCATCTTCCGGTACATGATGCGGCAGGGGCTGGAATAG